The Rhodopirellula islandica genome segment GCCGGCTTAATGTGGGTTGCGTTACGTCTTGTCGGCGGTATTTCACACTGAGCGGATAACCATAGCATGCACGTGCGGACTGGCAAGGTCTGATTGACTAGCGGGTGGGAATCCCGCCTGGGTAAGCGTTAGCCGCGCGCCCAGTATCGAGTGTTGCAGGCTTCGTATAGGCACCATGAGCTGAAGTCGAAGTTTGAAGCGTACACAGAGAGGTAGTGAGGATGAAGCGCTCGTAGGTGGCCCTGCGACGTTGAATGGATTTTAGCCCCGAAATTTGGTAACTGTTGGCCCGTCAACAATGAGCTCAGGGCCCAAGGTTTGTGCATCCCTGAAGGCAACATCGCTTGCAGCGTCACTTGGCGAGCAGCAAGCGGAGACCCGGGGTCGGCGGCCCATTCGCATTACACATCAAGCCAATCAGGCAACCAGTGAGACCCTGAAGTTCTTGACCAAACCCAAGCCTTCCAACTTGGCCGATCGAGTATGTCCTAGAAGTGGAATAAGCGACGAAGACAAATGACATTCAGGGAGTCGGATGACCGAATAGTACCGCAGAAGCTTGAAGTCCAATCAGGTGGAATGAAGCCGGGTAATGCTGGCGAAGGGAAGGCGGTCAGGCCAACACGCGTCCAAGACGCCGAGTCGCCCACACTCAGGGGCGGGAGTACGGTTCTGGATCGTCTTGAACGCATCACCGAAAGAGCGAAGACGCATCCCGAAGAGGTTTTCAATAACCTCTTTTCGCTGCTCAATTACGAGTTGCTGTGGTATGCGTTTCGCCGACTGAAGCGAGGGAAAGTGCCGGGGGTCGATGGCGTGGCGGTGGAAGATTACGAGGAGGATCTGGAGGGCAACCTTCGTGGCCTGCTCGATCGACTTCATCGTGGCAGCTATCGCCCGAACCCAAGCTTGCGAAAGAACATCCCGAAAGGGAATGGGAAAACGCGACCTCTGGGGATCGCTTGCGTGGAAGACAAGCTCGTTCAGCGAGCGATGGTGATGGTCCTCGAGCGGATCTACGAAGTCGACTTCTACGACTTCTCGTATGGATTCCGTCCGCAGCGATCATGCCACCAAGCGTTGTCGGCACTCGGTCAAAGCATCGCGACCGAGAAAGTGAACTGGATCAGTGACGCAGACATCGAAGGCTTCTTCGACAACGTGTGTCACGAGAGCCTCTTGGAGCTGTTGCAAGTTCGCATCAGCGACCCCAAGCTGCTCGCTCTGATCAAGCGTTTTCTCAAAGCAGGTGTGATGATCGAAGGCAAACTGGAAGCAACCGACGAGGGCGTTCCACAAGGTTCGAGCCTCTCTCCGCTGCTTGCGAATGTGTACCTGCATCACGTGTTGGACGTTTGGTTCGAACGTGAAATGAAGCCACGACTGCAAGGACAAGCGACTCTGATTCGGTATGCGGATGACTTCATCTGCTGTTTTGAATTGGAATCGGATGCGCGGAGATACCAAGCGGTCCTGCCGAAACGACTTGCCCGGTATTCGCTGTCAGTCGCCCAGGAGAAGACGAAGTTGCTCCGATTCGGTCGTTTTGCCCAGCGTGATTCCAAACGCTGGGGCGAAGGGCCTCCGGGAACTTTTGACTTCCTGGGATTCACTCATTACTGCGGGCGCAGCCGCGCTGGAAAGTTCAAGCTGAAACGGAAGACGTCGGGGAAGAAGTATCGGCAGAAGGTTGTGGAACTGCGTCGCTGGTTCAAGAGTCAGTTGGACGTTCCGATCGGCGAGATGTGGCAGACCCTTAACGCGAAGCTTCGCGGTCACTACCAGTACTACGGTATCAATGACAATTGGCCGATGCTGATGGCGTACCGCAACAAGGCCCGCGTGTTGGTCAAGCGTCACCTCAGTCGTCGGAGCCAAAGCAGCTACGTGAACTGGACGCACCTGGCCCGTCTGTGCGAGCGACATCCCTTGTCGAATCCGCGGCAGCTCACGGACCTGATCGCGATGTCTCGTGCGTCGGTGAGTGCTGTGTGAGAGGTGTTGGTTGGGAGCCGGATGCTAGAAAGTGGCACGTCCGGATCTGAGAGGGGCCGAGGGTCAATGCGGCATGGTTAGAATATTGTGACACCACCACAGGAAACCCGTGGCAAACAGGGAACACAAACCCTAACCTAAACCAAAGAGACCTCGGTCTACTCGCCCGAAGGACCGGTGGATCGTTTTCACGAATGGATGCCAAACTCCCGGTCCTCGGTGATCGGTAACGTTCCCCGACTCAATTGCATCGCTCCCGACTTCCAACCATGACTACAACACAAGGCAAATCGGCAATGACGGGGCCTCGTCGTTTTCAATGGCAAATCGGTGGATGGTTTGGGGGTCTTTTAGGCGGATCTGCTTGGCTGATTCCCACCGCTGCGATTCTTGCGTTCAACGGCCAACCCACTATTGCATTGGTGCCGTTCGGATGCTGCTTGCTGATGAACATTGTTGGTTGTGTCCTTTGGTATCGGCGTGATCGGGTTTTGCCGTTTTCCGCATTGATCGGAATCCTGACTCTGTTTTCGATCACAACACCGCTCGCGTGGTTCGCGGTTTCGCTAAACGCAACGCCAGAATCTGTTGTGTCGCTCAACTGGCCCCACTCAGGCATCATTAATACAATGGTCGCGTTGATATGCCCCGCAATCATGGCCTGGTTTTGCATGCTCGAATACTCGCATGACGGCACCTCGAATCAGGCTGGCCAAGAATGCGGGGAACCATCCGATGCAACCGAGCGGCGAAGTCGGGCGGTTTGAAGTGGTTGATCAACCGTCGCCGCCGGCTGATCGGTAACGTTATTTGCGAACTCTCTACTGAATTTGGAGTCATCCGCTGTGAACTCCCGCTGGCACTCTAAGCAACGACTCGAATCGCATTTTTGCCGGCCTTCACTCGCCATCCTTTTTTCGATGATTCTCCTGTCCTGCCTTTCGTGCAGCCCAGAGCCAAACACAGCATCGTCACCTCGCAGGACTCTCACGCAAAAAGAAAAGTGGCAGAAGAAATTACAACCGATGATCCTGAAAGTCGATGCATTCATTGCAGAGAACGGCCGATGCCCAGGGTTTCATGAATTTGAAGCGTTCCGTGAGCACGGCTTCATGCTGAAGTACGACACTGACTACGTGCGAGAACAGGGCGGCATTTCGTCAAACGATTATATACTTGGGTACTGGGTGAGTGAATGGCATCACTGCTATCGGTCTTGGGACAAGCAATTCTATGATGATCACGAGCACCTGTTGTTTGGCAACTGAAACGCAACCAAGAGCAAATAACCATGCGGTGAACGGGAGCCGCCGATGACGCGGGTTTTGAAACCATAGTTTTTTGGCGGCGGCCCCGTTACCGCTGTCGTTATCCGACTGAAACTTTTCATGCGATTTCGCGTATCCCTTCGGACGCTCCTGGCATTGACGACGTTACTCTGTGTTGTCGGGGGTCTTGCATTTCTACGGCTTAAAGCTGAACGCAATGCTGAAGAACAGCTAGTGGCCGACGGGTTGGCAATATCGTTCGATCCCTGGGGAAATCGCGGTAGATATTGGTACAACGACCCGGAGATTGAACAAGAGAACGCGAGTGAGACATTACTAGGCAGGCTAAATTGGGAACTGCTCAGGCATGTGCGATGTGTCGACGGGCAACGCAGTGCAACCGAGGCTGACACGGCTTCCACCGTTGACGACAACTCGCTTCGCTCGCTTGAAAGCCTACGGCATGTGGAGATTTTATATCTCGGATTTCAGCCAATTACAGATTTGGGCTTAGAGTCACTGCGGTACCTTCATTCCCTGAAACACCTCAATCTCTGCGGAACGAAAGTCTCCGACGATGGGCTGGCAAATATCACCAACCTCGACGCACTAGAGTATCTAGCCCTTGAATTTACCATCATTACTGACAGTGGCTTAAAGTACCTTGATGGCTTTGAGAACCTAGAAGAGCTTTCCCTAATGGGGACCAAGATAAAAGGTCCAGGCTTGTCGCATCTTGTGCGACTGGCGTCACTTCGGCGACTCGGGCTTTCCGGCACTGCTGTGCGATCAGACGACCTGCTGCACCTTTCCAGCCTTGCTTCCTTGGAAAACCTTAGTCTTTCAAATACAAAGATCGACGATTCAGCTTCCATTCATCTATCGAAGCTATCAACGCTGAAAAAACTCAACGTTGCAGAGAATAGGCTGTCCGATGAATTCCTCGTGGAGCTTTCAGCGTTGTCGAGTATTGAGAGCTTAAACATCAGTGGCACTGACGTAACCGATCGTTCCGAGAGCGTCATTCTAGGTTTTCCTAATCTTTCAAATTTCTACGCATCTGACACTTCGATGAGCGCGGAATGCCGGGCACGAATCGGTGACTTTGTGAGACGCAACAGATACAAAGGATATTCTGCAATAGGTCGTAACGGCGGATAACCATGGCGATCGGGATAGGGGCCCGGTTGCCCGGGCCCCCTCCCACACCACCTAGCATGCGGGACCGCACTAGGCGGTTGAGCACGAGTTTCAAATCAGCGCGTCGCCGCGATGACCCAAGCCATTGGACCGACAGCTTCGCCGCTAAGAGATTGCCATACGGCAACGGCTCCTTCGCGAGATGAAGTCGATACGTGCTTGCTCGTTCCCTTCAGGCCTTCGCGTCGCCGTTGGTTTCGGCGGATCGCTACTATGCCCTCTGCTGACTTCTCTTTGCACGGGCATACGATACCGCATTCCGCCCCGCCTTTTGGGCAAGCCCTACTCACGGGTACGCATCGAGATCTCCCCGAAGAAGGGACGTCCTTGATCGCTCAAGGACACGTGATCTGTCCCCGCCCAAGTGCTTGATCTACCTCCGCTCAGAACTCCAGCAAGGCATCCGCCGGGCTTCCGGTTCGGCTTCTCGGTCAGCAAGCCACTGTGATCCAGGGAATCGCTCCGCGACGGGCCTGGAGTCGTCGGCCTCGTATCAAGTTTCTGTACGTCACCTGGCGGGTCTTGGCGAGAAGATGTCCAGCGACGATTCTTTGCTCGCTTACCGATCATCTTCGCAGGCTTCCTCCCCACGTTATTCACCTCCCCGCAGTTGCTCCGGGTGGCTTGGGGAATGGCCTCGTACTGTCTTTCTCCAGAGTTACATTTGGTAGACTGCCTCGTCGGGAAAGAAACCGGAACTAAGTACAGGGGACTTGCACCCCACAAGATCACGCCCATGTTGGGCGTACTGCACCGAAGTCGGCGATGGTTCGGTTTTCTAGTTTCTTGCAAATTTCTATCGCTGTCCCGGTAATTTGAACCGTTCCCCTACTCGACCAACGCCTATCGAAGCGACCCTGGTATGAGCACTGTTGACGACAACAAGGAAACCTCTGACCCGGCATCGAAGCCACGCCCGGTTTCGATCACAGTCCTTGCATGGTTCCTCATTATCGGCGGTGTGCTATTCCTGCTGATGAAACCACTTACATGGTCCGAATTTGCCTTTGAACGAAACTTATGGAACACATTCTCGAAGGGTGCGTCACTAGTTTGTGGCATTGGACTTCTCGGAATGCGCCGATGGGCTGTGGTGCTGTATTTCGGACTATTCACGCTAAACTGCGTTTTAATTTACACTTGGCCACCGAATAAATTGGTGCTGGAACAATACTCCCGCCCCGGTCCTGTCGTGCTTATGATGATCATACCGGCGATCGTCGCCGCAATTACTTTGCCGCGATGGAACGAAATGCGATGGTGACCACATGACCAAATGCAGGGGAACCATGAAATGCACGTGAGGACGGGTGGTCGGTTTTCTCGTCTGCTTGCAAGTCTTTCGCCCGTCCCACGTGATTTCCAACGTTCTGGCACTCGGAACTACGCAAAGTTGATCCTCTCCATTACAGCATGGACATCCGAATGAACATGAGTTCTCTCCCCCTGCTCTTACCGATAGCGACGCTAGTTGTCGTGGCGATCGGGCAGCTAGACGCGGGTGATTATCACGCTAGTGGATACTCGAAAGGACCGCATATCGAAAGTGGATACTTTGGCGGTGACTTTGACTTCTCCGTTGAGGCGCAACCCACATCAGAGACTGAACGACGATTTCTTTCGCTCCTAATCTCAACTCGTGATCTTAACCAGCCAACCCTCGCGTTCAGCATTATTCGCGATAACACCATTGCCAAGGCTGAAGTGACAGATGCCTACTACAGCAAAACGCACGGAGTCGCCGCCTGGACATTTCGAGTCACGATAGACGGGCACCCTACAACTCTCATCTACCAAGTTAAAGACAACGGTGACGGTAAATTCACAGATGTACTTGCGATTGCCAACCGCGCGATCAATTTACATGAGGGACGGTTGATTGTGATCGGAACACTCGATGACGAGGGTGCCCTCGACCGAGTCTCACAAACAGGTTGTCGGGATGACATGAAGTTCATCGTGAAAATGAAACAGCGCTTCCGTCGGGATCTCAACGCATTCAATGCGGATATGGACGACTGGGAGCCAGAACCATGAAATGCACGGGAGAACGGGTGGTCCGTTTTTTCGTCTGCTTGCAAGTCAATCGCCGCCACCCGCAAAACCCGACCGTTACCCTACTGAAATGCGACACCTCACTCTCCTCGCCGTCGTGGCCATGATGGCCGGATGTATTGGCGACTCAGCCCTGCCGGTTGTGTCATCGACACCGTTACCGGGGACTAATGCTACGGTGGACCTTGGAGGTCCGGATCCCAAAGGGCGTTACCACTACTACATTCAATCTCCAAGCGGTAAATTTACGCACCGGTTCCTCGGACCACTGCCAACCAAAACCTCAACGCCTGCTTCTGTCCAAACGCTCACCGATGGTCAGATTCGCATACAATGGGGACCGGATGAACGTGTCTACTGCATTGTTAATGTCGACAACGCAACTATCGTTCGTGACACGAACCGAGCAAACCCGGAGAATGTCCGGACCGACACAATAGCTTCCCCTGCTTCCCAAGAATCGACCTTTCACACTAACAACGATGGGTAACCACTGCGTGAACCGGAGCACGCGAGCTGAGCGATTTGGCCGTTAGAAACTTTCCCGCGCGTTCCCGGTTACGCGTACCGTTCGTCGAGCAAAAGACCATCATCATACGCAACGATTCGGTTGAATTTCACTTTGGACCAACGCATACATGACATACTCGCTGTTGGGCGACCTGGGCGTGAGACCGACCGTGCAATTGAGACAGTTGCCCTCGGTGTACGTTGTGCTGACGAACTTGGCGATCGACATTTTGACTCCTGCCATCTTTTGCCCGGGCTTTACCGTGAACCGGATGGCATCGCTCATCATGTGCTCGATGGCCTTGGTATTACGCTTCAACAAATCGACGACGCGGTATCCGCGCGCGACCACATTTCTACCGACGCCGATTTCACGATTGACGACGATATTCGTCTCGTGTTCTCGAACGCATTTGCCGCCGCCGACGAAATGTGGCACAGCTATATCGGCACCGAACACTTAATGATTGGCGTTGTCGCGGACGGAACCAAATCTGCTAGGATGTTGGCTGAATTTGGGTACACCGGATCCCAGGTGACGAAGGAGGTCCACGACATCCTTGGATGCTTCGGCGTCTTCAAATGGATACCGGTCGTGCTCCGCAGATTGCGGCCACGACGAACCATGTGATGCAACGAAGGACGGGTGGTGCCTTTCTCGTCTGCTTGCAAGTCTTTCGCCCGTCCTCGCTGATCACCAACGTTCGCCGACCGAAGCATTTGAGGCATTGCTAGATACGCGCAAATGAATGATCCTGAGAATCCATACACGCCTCCATCAACAGCAGACATTCGGTCAGTGCATCGCTTGCATTTGCTGTTTGTTTTTGCTTCTGTGCTTACCGGATTCCTTGCCGCGTTCGCTGGTTTGGCTACAATTGCAACAGCTTACACCAACTTTAGATACGGCTCGGCAGTTGGCGTCCCATTGTGGATTTCCTTGTTGGTCATTGGAGTTTTCGGCTTGAGCACGTGCGGGCTGGCATACGCGACGCGGTCCTGGCTTAGAGATCGGCCGGGCCCCGCATTGCTACTCCTGATCGCAAGTGTTCTCCTCTTCTTCACTGGCCAACCGATCGGCGAGTGGCTGTTGTCGCGGTAACGTCACGGCGGGAAAACCAAGATGGCGGATAACCATCGCGTGAACCGGAGAACGCGAGCTAAGCGATTTGTCCGTTAGAAACTTTCCCGCGTGTTCCCGGTTACGCGTAACGTTGAACCTAATCGCTTCTCTCCGGTGCATTTCTGGGTATGCAACCTGGTCTTGATTGACACGCATCCTGCGTGAGAAAGTGTTGGCGTCCCTGCCAACTCCGTTCCTTCAATCGCTTGACCGATTACTCTGTCCTGTCGGACATGCAGTCTGCCGCGCGATCGCGCGTGCGTCCCATCTCAGCTTGGATGGCAATGCGTGGGCCCGGGGACAACTCAACGGAGCCCTCGCCGAGCGGGCGACGGTTAAAATGGTTGTAGGACTTGCGCTTTTCTGTTTCGCAAGCACTGTGGAATGCTTCCGCACACTGAACTCTCGGAGTGCGATGTTTCCATCCTGCTTTGAGACAAATGCAATGACTTCCTCCGACAAGCATCCCTGCCAGCTGATTCGCCGAATGGCCGAGGACATGCTCATCCGAAACATGGCCCCCGCGACCATCAAGGCCTACACCTACCACGCCAGAAGGTTTGCCGGCTTCATCGGTAAACCGCTCGACGAGGCAACCGTCGAAGACGTTAGAACCTTCCAGCTTTACCTGATCCAAGAGAAGAAGGTCGCCTATAGCTCATTCAACCAAGCCGCCAGAGCTTGCTGGGAATAGCGGCGCGCTACGGTTTCTGTACAAGCACACCATCCGGGTCCCTTGGCCCGTCGCGATGGTTCCCTTCGGGAAACGGCCCAAGACCTTGCCGATCGTGCTCAGCCGTCACGAAATCGACAAGCTGCTTCAATGCACGCCCAACCTGAAACACCGAACCTTCCTGATGACGCTCTACTCGGCCGCACTCCGGTTCTCCGAAGCAGCCCACCTAAGGATCGCCGACCTCGATTCGGATCGGATGATGATTCATGTCCGACACGCCAAGGGAGCCAAGGATCGGCTCGTGCCGCTCTCGCCAAGACTCTTGACCGAGTTGAGGGTTTACTGGAAGAAGTACAGGCCGGCCGACCTGCTGTTCCCCGGCAACTCAGCGACCAAGACCTACGCCGACACGTCGATTCAAAAAGCCATGAAACGGTCTGCCGAGAAAGCGGGAATCAAGAAACGGGTGTATACGCATGTGCTCAGGCACTCTTACGCGACCGGACTGCTAGAAGCCGGCGTGGACTTGCTGACGATCAGCAAGTTGCTCGGGCACGCAAGTTTCGTCACGACGATGATCTACCTGCACTGCCGACGCGAGCACCTGCACAGTGTCCCCAGCCCACTGGATTGGTTGCCGGTGAAACAACTGCCAACGTATCAACCGCCCCAAGAGAACAACGGAAACCCGGAGACCAACAGCCCAAGCTAAGTCTCACCGAGATCCTGCGGCTGCCCGTGGTGGTATGCCGAACTTCGACACGAGTCGCATCGGAAGTTCTGGGCGGAGTCCTATGGAGAGGACTTTCACGATTGGTACCTGCAAACTCAGGTAGAAAGTGCAAAGGAACGCGAGCAAGATCGCCCACCGGCGATTCAGCTGTCGCTACCCGGCCTTGCCGCTTCCCGGGCATACCAAGAATCGTATCTGGTAGACTCTTACTAGCGAATCAGGCGTCCTGATTCGCTTCCCCGCCCACCCCAGTGCGGCGACAAAGTTCAACGCACGATCTATGCATGCACCTCCATAGATCGCAATTCGTTCGCCGACTGGGCACTCACCAGCCTATGACGCTGCGGATTTCCAGGCGTTTTGCCCCAGAGTTCCAACGCTTTCGCCAGGCCGTTTCCGTGGTACAATGGATCAAACCTTAAACAGAGGGCAACCCCATGACACTGCAAGAATCTCTCCGCGCTTTACCGCCAGACCAGAAACTCGCGATTGTAACGGAACTTTGGAACGACTTAGCTGTTTCCGCACCGCTGACGCTGCCGTCCGATGAACTTGCAGAAATGCAACGACGACGTGACGAAATGCTAGCAGACCCGTCGATTGCGATTGATTCCGACGAGGTTTGGCGACGTGTCGATGGCGACTGAACGCTACCATCCGCTTTTCGCCGTTGATCTCGCAGATGCCTGTCTGCACTACGATACGATTGGCCCCGACCTTGGCAATCGTTTTCGCGCGAACGTCCGCTCAATCATTCGATCCGTTGCTGAACGTCCAGAATCGTTTGGCAAAGTGGGTGGTGACTTCCGTGGTGCTTTAGTTGATCGCTTTCCCTACGTCGTTGTCTTTGCCGTTGATGGCAACATCCCTTCGATTTTTGGTCTTCGACATGCCGCATCTGACCGTTGCGACTGGTTCACCCGATCTATGCCCGGCGCAAACGGATAACCAGCCGAATCGGGATTGGGGCCCGGTTGTCCGGGGCCCCTCCCACACCACCTTGCATGCGGGACCGCACGAGGTAGGTCGGCAAGAGTCTTTCGGCTTTTGGACTGTTTCGGTAAGCGTCGTTGCTCCCACGTACAACCGGGGCGAACGCCCAAACGGCTCACATGATGATGCCCGATCATTCCTGCCGAGGAGGTCGAGTATGAGTTTCAAATCAGCGCGTCGCCGCGATGACCCAAGCCATTGGACCGACCGCTTCGCCGCTAAGAGATTGCCCTCCGGCAACGGCTCCTTCGCGAGATGAAGTCGAACCGTGCTTGCTCGTTCCCTTCAGGCCTTCGTCGACCACCGGGGCCGACTACGATGCCCTCTGCTGACTTCTCTCTGCACGGGCATACGTTG includes the following:
- the ltrA gene encoding group II intron reverse transcriptase/maturase, translated to MKPGNAGEGKAVRPTRVQDAESPTLRGGSTVLDRLERITERAKTHPEEVFNNLFSLLNYELLWYAFRRLKRGKVPGVDGVAVEDYEEDLEGNLRGLLDRLHRGSYRPNPSLRKNIPKGNGKTRPLGIACVEDKLVQRAMVMVLERIYEVDFYDFSYGFRPQRSCHQALSALGQSIATEKVNWISDADIEGFFDNVCHESLLELLQVRISDPKLLALIKRFLKAGVMIEGKLEATDEGVPQGSSLSPLLANVYLHHVLDVWFEREMKPRLQGQATLIRYADDFICCFELESDARRYQAVLPKRLARYSLSVAQEKTKLLRFGRFAQRDSKRWGEGPPGTFDFLGFTHYCGRSRAGKFKLKRKTSGKKYRQKVVELRRWFKSQLDVPIGEMWQTLNAKLRGHYQYYGINDNWPMLMAYRNKARVLVKRHLSRRSQSSYVNWTHLARLCERHPLSNPRQLTDLIAMSRASVSAV
- a CDS encoding leucine-rich repeat domain-containing protein — its product is MTTLLCVVGGLAFLRLKAERNAEEQLVADGLAISFDPWGNRGRYWYNDPEIEQENASETLLGRLNWELLRHVRCVDGQRSATEADTASTVDDNSLRSLESLRHVEILYLGFQPITDLGLESLRYLHSLKHLNLCGTKVSDDGLANITNLDALEYLALEFTIITDSGLKYLDGFENLEELSLMGTKIKGPGLSHLVRLASLRRLGLSGTAVRSDDLLHLSSLASLENLSLSNTKIDDSASIHLSKLSTLKKLNVAENRLSDEFLVELSALSSIESLNISGTDVTDRSESVILGFPNLSNFYASDTSMSAECRARIGDFVRRNRYKGYSAIGRNGG
- a CDS encoding Clp protease N-terminal domain-containing protein, giving the protein MNFTLDQRIHDILAVGRPGRETDRAIETVALGVRCADELGDRHFDSCHLLPGLYREPDGIAHHVLDGLGITLQQIDDAVSARDHISTDADFTIDDDIRLVFSNAFAAADEMWHSYIGTEHLMIGVVADGTKSARMLAEFGYTGSQVTKEVHDILGCFGVFKWIPVVLRRLRPRRTM
- a CDS encoding site-specific integrase — encoded protein: MTSSDKHPCQLIRRMAEDMLIRNMAPATIKAYTYHARRFAGFIGKPLDEATVEDVRTFQLYLIQEKKVAYSSFNQAARACWE
- a CDS encoding tyrosine-type recombinase/integrase → MVPFGKRPKTLPIVLSRHEIDKLLQCTPNLKHRTFLMTLYSAALRFSEAAHLRIADLDSDRMMIHVRHAKGAKDRLVPLSPRLLTELRVYWKKYRPADLLFPGNSATKTYADTSIQKAMKRSAEKAGIKKRVYTHVLRHSYATGLLEAGVDLLTISKLLGHASFVTTMIYLHCRREHLHSVPSPLDWLPVKQLPTYQPPQENNGNPETNSPS
- a CDS encoding addiction module protein, with protein sequence MTLQESLRALPPDQKLAIVTELWNDLAVSAPLTLPSDELAEMQRRRDEMLADPSIAIDSDEVWRRVDGD